From a region of the Solanum stenotomum isolate F172 chromosome 2, ASM1918654v1, whole genome shotgun sequence genome:
- the LOC125856586 gene encoding thiamine pathway transporter THI73-like isoform X1, with amino-acid sequence MKAETLTLVLVNLAGIMERADESLLPGVYKEVGEALHADPTRLGSLTLFRSMVQSLCYPLAAYLAVRHNRAHVIAYGAFLWAAATFLVAFSSTFTQVAVSRALNGIGLAIVAPAIQSLVADSTDDDKRGMAFGWLQLTSNIGSIIGGLFSLMIAPITFLGIPGWRLAFHLVGIVSIIIGILVRLFANDPHFPDGHLKATNEGPGKSFKSEVQGLIQEAKSVINIRSFQIIVAQGVTGSFPWSALSFAPMWLELTGLSHEKTGVLIGLFVVGSSIGGLFGGRMGDMLSQRLPNCGRIILAQISSASAIPLTAILLLALPDNPSGAFMHGLVLFITGFCISWNAPATNNPIFAEIVPEKSRTSIYALDRSFESVLSSFAPPVVGLLAQNVYGYKPVPEGTESISRDRENAKALAQALFTSIGTPMALCCVIYSFLYCTYPRDKAQAQMEALIESEMQIIGLDSTSLATQQYSQVKSSEPQENLEDRIIVEMDYGEDELDFDDDDEKTLVNHHPTFSQLDL; translated from the exons ATGAAGGCAGAAACGCTGACACTTGTGCTGGTGAATCTAGCTGGAATTATGGAAAGAGCCGACGAATCTTTGTTGCCTGGTGTCTATAAGGAAGTTGGTGAAGCACTACATGCTGATCCAACCAGATTGGGCTCACTCACGCTTTTCCGATCCATGGTTCAGTCTCTGTGCTACCCTCTTGCAGCTTACCTTGCTGTTCGACACAATCGGGCACATGTAATCGCATATGGTGCTTTTCTTTGGGCTGCCGCCACTTTTCTTGTTGCTTTCTCTTCCACTTTCACGCAG GTGGCAGTATCGAGAGCTTTAAATGGGATAGGCCTTGCCATTGTTGCACCTGCTATTCAATCTCTTGTAGCTGACTCGACTGATGATGACAAACGTGGGATGGCATTTGGATGGCTACAGCTTACTAGCAATATTGGTTCGATTATTGGTGGATTGTTTTCCTTAATGATAGCACCCATTACTTTTTTGGGAATTCCTGGCTGGAGGCTGGCATTTCATCTAGTTGGGATCGTCAGCATTATCATTGGTATTTTGGTTCGCTTATTTGCAAATGATCCTCACTTCCCTGATGGCCATCTGAAAGCTACTAATGAAGGTCCTGGTAAATCCTTTAAGTCAGAAGTGCAAGGACTCATTCAAGAAGCCAAATCGGTAATAAATATTCGATCCTTCCAGATTATTGTAGCTCAGGGTGTTACTGGTTCTTTTCCTTGGTCAGCTTTGTCCTTTGCGCCAATGTGGTTAGAGCTTACTGGACTTTCCCATGAGAAGACTGGTGTTCTTATTGGCTTGTTTGTGGTAGGCAGTTCAATTGGCGGACTCTTTGGAGGCAGGATGGGAGACATGTTATCCCAGCGTCTACCTAATTGTGGCAGGATAATTCTGGCTCAAATAAGCTCAGCATCAGCAATCCCCCTAACAGCGATCCTTCTGCTGGCTTTGCCTGATAATCCTTCTGGAGCATTCATGCATGGTCTAGTCCTGTTTATTACAGGGTTCTGCATATCTTGGAATGCTCCGGCGACAAACAA TCCAATTTTTGCAGAGATCGTGCCTGAGAAGTCAAGAACCAGTATATATGCTCTGGACCGATCATTTGAGTCTGTATTATCGTCTTTTGCTCCCCCTGTCGTTGGACTACTGGCTCAGAATGTTTATGGTTATAAACCAGTTCCTGAAGGTACTGAAAGTATTTCCAGAGACAGAGAAAATGCTAAAGCTTTGGCACAAGCGCTATTCACTTCCATAGGAACTCCAATGGCACTATGTTGTGTTATTTACTCTTTCCTCTATTGCACCTATCCAAGAGATAAGGCGCAGGCTCAAATGGAAGCACTGATAGAATCAGAGATGCAAATCATTGGCTTGGATAGTACTTCTCTGGCAACTCAACAATATTCACAAGTCAAGTCATCTGAACCCCAAGAGAACCTTGAAGACAGAATCATTGTTGAAATGGATTATGGAGAAGATGAACTTGATTTTGACGATGATGATGAGAAGACGTTAGTCAATCACCATCCGACATTTTCTCAACTGGATCTATAG
- the LOC125856586 gene encoding thiamine pathway transporter THI73-like isoform X4, protein MKAETLTLVLVNLAGIMERADESLLPGVYKEVGEALHADPTRLGSLTLFRSMVQSLCYPLAAYLAVRHNRAHVIAYGAFLWAAATFLVAFSSTFTQVAVSRALNGIGLAIVAPAIQSLVADSTDDDKRGMAFGWLQLTSNIGSIIGGLFSLMIAPITFLGIPGWRLAFHLVGIVSIIIGILVRLFANDPHFPDGHLKATNEGPGKSFKSEVQGLIQEAKSVINIRSFQIIVAQGVTGSFPWSALSFAPMWLELTGLSHEKTGVLIGLFVVGSSIGGLFGGRMGDMLSQRLPNCGRIILAQISSASAIPLTAILLLALPDNPSGAFMHGLVLFITGFCISWNAPATNKDRA, encoded by the exons ATGAAGGCAGAAACGCTGACACTTGTGCTGGTGAATCTAGCTGGAATTATGGAAAGAGCCGACGAATCTTTGTTGCCTGGTGTCTATAAGGAAGTTGGTGAAGCACTACATGCTGATCCAACCAGATTGGGCTCACTCACGCTTTTCCGATCCATGGTTCAGTCTCTGTGCTACCCTCTTGCAGCTTACCTTGCTGTTCGACACAATCGGGCACATGTAATCGCATATGGTGCTTTTCTTTGGGCTGCCGCCACTTTTCTTGTTGCTTTCTCTTCCACTTTCACGCAG GTGGCAGTATCGAGAGCTTTAAATGGGATAGGCCTTGCCATTGTTGCACCTGCTATTCAATCTCTTGTAGCTGACTCGACTGATGATGACAAACGTGGGATGGCATTTGGATGGCTACAGCTTACTAGCAATATTGGTTCGATTATTGGTGGATTGTTTTCCTTAATGATAGCACCCATTACTTTTTTGGGAATTCCTGGCTGGAGGCTGGCATTTCATCTAGTTGGGATCGTCAGCATTATCATTGGTATTTTGGTTCGCTTATTTGCAAATGATCCTCACTTCCCTGATGGCCATCTGAAAGCTACTAATGAAGGTCCTGGTAAATCCTTTAAGTCAGAAGTGCAAGGACTCATTCAAGAAGCCAAATCGGTAATAAATATTCGATCCTTCCAGATTATTGTAGCTCAGGGTGTTACTGGTTCTTTTCCTTGGTCAGCTTTGTCCTTTGCGCCAATGTGGTTAGAGCTTACTGGACTTTCCCATGAGAAGACTGGTGTTCTTATTGGCTTGTTTGTGGTAGGCAGTTCAATTGGCGGACTCTTTGGAGGCAGGATGGGAGACATGTTATCCCAGCGTCTACCTAATTGTGGCAGGATAATTCTGGCTCAAATAAGCTCAGCATCAGCAATCCCCCTAACAGCGATCCTTCTGCTGGCTTTGCCTGATAATCCTTCTGGAGCATTCATGCATGGTCTAGTCCTGTTTATTACAGGGTTCTGCATATCTTGGAATGCTCCGGCGACAAACAA AGATCGTGCCTGA
- the LOC125856586 gene encoding uncharacterized protein LOC125856586 isoform X3: protein MAFGWLQLTSNIGSIIGGLFSLMIAPITFLGIPGWRLAFHLVGIVSIIIGILVRLFANDPHFPDGHLKATNEGPGKSFKSEVQGLIQEAKSVINIRSFQIIVAQGVTGSFPWSALSFAPMWLELTGLSHEKTGVLIGLFVVGSSIGGLFGGRMGDMLSQRLPNCGRIILAQISSASAIPLTAILLLALPDNPSGAFMHGLVLFITGFCISWNAPATNNPIFAEIVPEKSRTSIYALDRSFESVLSSFAPPVVGLLAQNVYGYKPVPEGTESISRDRENAKALAQALFTSIGTPMALCCVIYSFLYCTYPRDKAQAQMEALIESEMQIIGLDSTSLATQQYSQVKSSEPQENLEDRIIVEMDYGEDELDFDDDDEKTLVNHHPTFSQLDL, encoded by the exons ATGGCATTTGGATGGCTACAGCTTACTAGCAATATTGGTTCGATTATTGGTGGATTGTTTTCCTTAATGATAGCACCCATTACTTTTTTGGGAATTCCTGGCTGGAGGCTGGCATTTCATCTAGTTGGGATCGTCAGCATTATCATTGGTATTTTGGTTCGCTTATTTGCAAATGATCCTCACTTCCCTGATGGCCATCTGAAAGCTACTAATGAAGGTCCTGGTAAATCCTTTAAGTCAGAAGTGCAAGGACTCATTCAAGAAGCCAAATCGGTAATAAATATTCGATCCTTCCAGATTATTGTAGCTCAGGGTGTTACTGGTTCTTTTCCTTGGTCAGCTTTGTCCTTTGCGCCAATGTGGTTAGAGCTTACTGGACTTTCCCATGAGAAGACTGGTGTTCTTATTGGCTTGTTTGTGGTAGGCAGTTCAATTGGCGGACTCTTTGGAGGCAGGATGGGAGACATGTTATCCCAGCGTCTACCTAATTGTGGCAGGATAATTCTGGCTCAAATAAGCTCAGCATCAGCAATCCCCCTAACAGCGATCCTTCTGCTGGCTTTGCCTGATAATCCTTCTGGAGCATTCATGCATGGTCTAGTCCTGTTTATTACAGGGTTCTGCATATCTTGGAATGCTCCGGCGACAAACAA TCCAATTTTTGCAGAGATCGTGCCTGAGAAGTCAAGAACCAGTATATATGCTCTGGACCGATCATTTGAGTCTGTATTATCGTCTTTTGCTCCCCCTGTCGTTGGACTACTGGCTCAGAATGTTTATGGTTATAAACCAGTTCCTGAAGGTACTGAAAGTATTTCCAGAGACAGAGAAAATGCTAAAGCTTTGGCACAAGCGCTATTCACTTCCATAGGAACTCCAATGGCACTATGTTGTGTTATTTACTCTTTCCTCTATTGCACCTATCCAAGAGATAAGGCGCAGGCTCAAATGGAAGCACTGATAGAATCAGAGATGCAAATCATTGGCTTGGATAGTACTTCTCTGGCAACTCAACAATATTCACAAGTCAAGTCATCTGAACCCCAAGAGAACCTTGAAGACAGAATCATTGTTGAAATGGATTATGGAGAAGATGAACTTGATTTTGACGATGATGATGAGAAGACGTTAGTCAATCACCATCCGACATTTTCTCAACTGGATCTATAG